A single window of Flavobacterium aestivum DNA harbors:
- a CDS encoding RHS repeat-associated core domain-containing protein: protein MYINKSFLVLVFSLFTLFSFGQQEESSDYKLGAELLSLPELKVEDSRFLDLNKRDLNNNKLFVSVNDAVSIHFGFKDDISTPAAYKEIYDCTISLEITPYNNRGIVDYSYTENDTLKQHNKPFIISLKITHDNAIKGVKFNDYLVYKLPGIHKAKVKVNSITYSAPGIHSAPYLALKFNTDRYYNLQNTTVTPSAQFIKYDGTTPRVVSSVNAGADELLIKWDANTVAPALEYELEWAWIDNFGANGAKIPATQIGLTEKDFMLNSTRIQTKKTSYNIPVVYSSGYIIYRVRPVGRFLDDINKIYNGKWSTFNADKELKTISDWTYIEIDQSHEGKKNWQYQASFAEDGKKKEVVSYFDGSLRNRQTVTKVNSNNKAIVGEVIYDNQGRAAIEVLPVPVEASAIHFYNDFNKNAAGKIYSHKDFDWDKKDSIKYCEPILVPEMANVAGASKYYSTNNPVLNNHQDYVPDAQGYPFSQIEYTPDNTGRIKSKGGVGLDHQIGKGHEMRYFYSQPTQEELNRLFGYKVGDYSRYKKNTVIDPNGQMSVSYLDPQGRTVATALAGDKEGNLDALKDEMTAGLHEQVTTNLLANNDPYASGENGKLEDGIRLNSTLSVVKTGELTFNYSFAKTKGGFTDGCLNAKVYPFVYDWSISLKNDCAKELLVGSKVGSNPLSSKIGVFSLNETSSTPLSFPDKVFNALDEEKFLKKGSYAISKDLRIDHVALESYANDYIKELKDKKICLPDLTALAPEITAADCNVACNNCEQPINVCNLNLDMLLRDVSPHGQYGSVKGLETDDDDDANPSSGTPVDPLSIFNVNNDLLYGGFHTETRRDEGSTVDVTVKVSNYNWKKPFGGSYKEADGTVSKINVKLITKVAGHAELNIYDPALEGVVLTDKDRNTNSNDPNDYLVEPKYLRDVAYFISIWQNSWANSLVQYHPEYQYYVYNSGICSKLNNAGLNSNAFNEELLKKEFYIDETKPIDNSIFDAGGVLEQLLNIDGTNDPFYNSPNSNNETEGDFAIRKDIMKEALTVNFDGMVTGGKKMNMLQAAYYFAVFSNGIAPESAYTSFMSVSQSSLLSIIRNLGSNGNIVDLNTKQRIWANFRSYYLGLKEKTRSVFAHIDAIKNNNYNDCIGDSKSSDNYVDLLKKYTSIGSRLTDLFDALPGAEGVSIPVPPASTGIELACSKTSAPLFANKVKRFLSADYETDPSIDDSDLLANTKKEVESKVYLETGINPRTSDLENLLKGLVNPTVQDQSLPLTNGILTTSMPFLTRSVFDAQVNSNFVLEDASVTPKIVTTVNSGVLSIGFTCDNVSISTPITLEFANTNNYKNPCGASVNAPNWADITDFKNLYYIPGSFVKETGIYQFRILATINRKSGNAGCTTPEEIILNGTTKVNIADFSSSIVEPSCDKREKFSEAFNDLVLDLQQKGVLWNDGYLDISTNAVFLNGYLKTYFGVSNTDQVKWLNDEGGIYIYVNGERRLKIDLYKFNLGNDKISRITINGLSSDGFSNVVKIKLKHRFGRTKTANISSGAHHVPLYFSCCSPCGEWDFDGNGVGDGCDEVVDPSKEVSCSSFAADELLLENSLKDILNDFLIPENHKEWLSGSYINMTTIGRLNNGSAFRYVSSNSLMNNFVEKFKARERWTNILDHYTTNFLARPIFDEYSISSDDRQGLVSFSLTNAPYIGTSDNYYNGRFDIVGINLGDVKKINSIDIKPRLIFTTSNVIEIIYTDNLGNTISKEARISFIIDYQKSINGGWSGANYQLCRFFNEGNPVDTGINACNITNETAQAEFRFENNIRDVINNIITSVAKPVEYGKYYPWTLSSNNTTVTKFIESSNLVELYQDARSKLHNLDLTFNAPVTLNYFSYAFHENVMYFDFIDQNGVFNMDGFALGVDISSIKKINSIDIITGDINCNAIINYNDNSDVTIIKQVFFGVGVCYRTKGSTQGVPFCKFLAKSIPLVPPQEVSRMIKSNESFFGYSMMNKKGGLEIVNNKSSVSNISLLTGVAPVCPEICVPAIVDPVICGDKWREFKSDMSSILPTYELPTNLTTDGNYFCEANFGYISVDYAYYLTKLKSFNGPSAFGESNPLFLTIDKFGDTKLNYGNKDTHNVIDQYFIYLNGLNQPNPTKEAVSWNQFANEYVSEHKLCVPAPMVPRFSLKVPTSAKTPCELYAAAINAANKQQLEDAFYAGKREEFIQNYTKEALEGITETLTKTSFDKEYQYTLYYYDQAGNLIQTVPPEGVHRLAPSSNSAIDAVRKDQAEKEDLSDVNGAKVVPDNTLQTQYRYNSLNQLIWQKTPDGGITQFAYDALGRIVASQNAEQAKHSQLSYTRYDGLGRITEAGQLVLNTTAVFNGNGRLATSAAQDAPLVVVDAVNGHYPYNIASKTEQVTKTLYDVPMKNSESWFTDYGVENSHKRVTAVLYYNALTAEIPSVEATVGYENAILYDYDVHGNVKELIHHTNNNQNLTGLSRQLKKVVYDYDLISGNVNKVTYQPNKVDQFIHKYDYDADNRIQQVYTSRDNMIWEKEANYLYYEHGPLARVVVGDKKVQGIDYIYTLQGWLKGVNSEELKTNSDAGKDGLNVAKDAFGFALNYYTGDYISRTNSTDGTVFNLSRTKGFESNANLYNGNIKDMVTSLSDLNGQPLASQFNHYTYDQLNRIKSMNSEAIVSGVSTPSYKSSYSYDRNGNLKTLSAFAPKQNGSIVEMDRLTYNYKDKTNQLLSVKDAVGAGVFTNDSQNPNDTSLDIDNQDDDNYEYDAIGQLTKDKSEGLDIEWRVDGKVKKVVKNNGLTVSFEYDGLGNRTSKTVVTPSKTSVTYYVRDAQGNVLSTYEMVTEGGNSTYYLVEQDIYGSSRLGVQKYENAKITSKAAFSALVNKTNQLSAGTERGITNKAESTIPKIYGLKFDNTSDYTAWPIDTKNQLNLFSNKSVKTRAITVNSHFKIDPANTENVVAAFHGSSVEGNFPRDNSVSYRSSVLLKIKKEANGFAPIVSLIKYRRNHNDYKNRSGNRRYSFRSIDEITDYKIAPIINPADATKPLPVAIPENEWDFKAEIKLNSNASNYEVVITLNGNVYSTVTEFSVPLKGDEDDSMTGDSPYLKVKTPPNTLGFTEIQSRPDRSPNNKKTYLAALTEMCDFTYTIDNGKGPAATKINAFNFDEAERVDVVNRVPVATTGIKMALSSVNYAETFCGLPMQDKDGDGIKDEDDSCPEIFNPKQEDTKEIALGFAADGIEDACDNCDYPNKDQTDTDGDGRGDDVTINGIVRPCDNCKLIANFDQKDTDVDENGNAKPDGIGDVCDNCKTIYNPDQKDENHNGIGDACEGLDQGNGLATIVGPAETAKRFVGDKQYELSNHLGNVLSVVSDRSLVDGSTGLKPDVLSYSDYYPFGMLVPNRHGRSESYRYGFQGQEKDDEIKGEGNSLNYTYRMHDPRIGRFFSRDPLEKYYAEQTPYQFSSNAPIHARELEGMETAFDFRFETRQRRYLSGEISHEQYKSEINAEASGAIAGALIVAAFYTGGKTLPLLRNLFWTSAIKFSQNQLFLIGAGNAATGLAVGFLDESGTIDVPGPIDDFSRTGRMIIGTFAKSKFIEKYSVQLGKLDYALGRGSTVAKDLAKVTIREIENMAKSLIRSDKFKQQGINTSEKLIGLASKALNEGVDVGEKLINKYGTSFSKQVKLSDGTKVNVSFIVREEGALPELTSFSIPEVNKELLGKKISELKDKAQKLGNNLSK from the coding sequence ATGTATATCAACAAAAGTTTTTTAGTATTAGTTTTTTCATTATTTACATTGTTTTCTTTTGGGCAACAAGAGGAGTCATCAGATTACAAACTGGGGGCTGAATTATTAAGTCTGCCTGAATTGAAAGTAGAAGATTCAAGATTTTTAGATTTGAATAAGAGAGATTTGAATAATAATAAGTTGTTTGTTTCTGTAAATGATGCAGTATCTATTCATTTTGGATTTAAAGATGATATTTCAACTCCAGCAGCTTACAAAGAAATATATGATTGTACCATTAGTTTAGAAATTACGCCTTATAATAATCGTGGTATTGTGGATTATTCTTACACTGAGAATGATACACTAAAGCAACATAATAAACCTTTTATTATTAGTTTAAAAATTACTCATGATAATGCGATAAAAGGAGTCAAGTTTAATGATTATTTGGTTTACAAACTTCCAGGAATTCATAAAGCAAAAGTTAAGGTAAATTCTATAACATATTCTGCTCCTGGGATTCATTCTGCCCCTTATTTAGCGTTAAAATTTAATACGGATCGTTACTATAATTTACAGAACACTACTGTTACGCCAAGTGCACAATTTATTAAATATGATGGAACAACACCTAGAGTAGTTTCTTCAGTTAATGCAGGAGCTGATGAGCTTTTAATTAAGTGGGATGCAAATACAGTTGCGCCAGCTTTGGAATATGAGTTGGAATGGGCATGGATTGACAATTTTGGAGCCAATGGCGCTAAAATACCGGCTACCCAAATAGGTTTAACAGAGAAAGATTTTATGTTAAACAGCACTAGAATACAAACAAAAAAAACTTCTTACAATATTCCGGTTGTTTATTCAAGTGGTTATATTATTTATAGGGTAAGACCTGTAGGACGATTCCTTGATGATATTAATAAAATTTATAACGGCAAGTGGTCTACTTTTAATGCTGATAAAGAATTAAAGACTATAAGCGATTGGACCTATATAGAAATTGATCAATCACACGAAGGAAAGAAAAACTGGCAATATCAAGCTTCTTTTGCCGAGGATGGAAAGAAAAAAGAAGTGGTTAGTTATTTTGACGGGTCTTTGCGTAATCGTCAGACCGTAACCAAGGTAAATTCGAATAATAAAGCGATTGTTGGTGAGGTAATTTATGATAATCAAGGAAGGGCTGCAATAGAGGTGTTGCCAGTTCCTGTAGAAGCCTCGGCCATTCATTTTTATAATGATTTTAATAAAAATGCTGCGGGTAAAATTTATTCTCATAAAGACTTTGATTGGGATAAAAAAGATAGTATTAAATATTGTGAGCCAATCTTGGTTCCTGAAATGGCTAATGTGGCTGGAGCAAGTAAGTATTATTCAACAAATAATCCAGTACTCAATAACCATCAGGATTATGTTCCGGATGCTCAAGGTTATCCTTTTTCTCAAATAGAATATACACCTGATAATACAGGTAGAATTAAAAGTAAAGGAGGAGTAGGACTTGACCATCAAATAGGGAAAGGACACGAAATGCGTTATTTTTATTCACAACCTACGCAAGAAGAGTTGAATAGACTTTTCGGATATAAAGTAGGGGATTATTCCCGTTATAAAAAGAATACCGTTATTGATCCCAATGGTCAAATGAGTGTTAGTTATTTGGATCCTCAAGGGCGAACAGTTGCTACAGCACTAGCAGGAGATAAGGAAGGAAATTTAGATGCATTAAAGGATGAAATGACTGCAGGTCTACATGAACAGGTCACAACAAATTTATTAGCAAATAATGATCCGTATGCATCTGGTGAAAATGGAAAACTAGAGGATGGAATTAGATTAAATTCAACTCTTTCTGTAGTAAAAACTGGCGAGCTTACTTTTAATTATTCCTTTGCTAAAACCAAAGGAGGATTTACGGATGGTTGTTTGAACGCGAAGGTTTATCCTTTTGTTTATGATTGGTCTATCAGTCTAAAAAATGATTGTGCAAAAGAATTATTAGTAGGCTCGAAAGTAGGTTCAAATCCGTTATCATCAAAGATTGGAGTATTTAGTCTAAATGAGACAAGTTCTACTCCATTAAGCTTTCCTGACAAGGTGTTTAACGCATTAGACGAAGAAAAGTTTTTAAAGAAAGGTTCTTATGCTATTAGTAAAGATCTTAGAATAGATCATGTAGCTTTAGAATCATATGCAAATGATTATATCAAGGAATTAAAAGATAAAAAGATTTGCTTACCCGATCTAACAGCTTTAGCGCCTGAAATTACTGCTGCAGATTGTAATGTTGCTTGTAATAATTGTGAGCAACCTATAAACGTGTGTAATCTTAATTTAGACATGCTACTGCGAGATGTAAGTCCTCATGGTCAGTACGGGTCTGTTAAAGGACTTGAAACAGATGACGATGATGATGCAAATCCTTCTTCTGGTACTCCAGTGGATCCTCTTAGTATTTTTAATGTAAACAATGATTTACTATATGGTGGTTTTCATACAGAAACACGTAGAGATGAGGGTAGCACTGTTGATGTAACCGTAAAAGTTTCTAATTACAACTGGAAAAAACCATTTGGAGGATCCTATAAAGAAGCAGATGGAACTGTTTCAAAAATTAATGTAAAATTAATTACTAAGGTTGCAGGTCACGCAGAGTTAAATATTTATGATCCCGCTTTAGAAGGTGTTGTTTTGACGGATAAAGATCGTAATACAAATAGTAATGATCCTAATGATTATTTAGTAGAGCCTAAATACTTGAGGGATGTTGCCTATTTTATAAGTATTTGGCAAAACAGTTGGGCTAATTCTCTGGTTCAATATCATCCTGAATATCAATATTATGTTTATAATTCTGGAATATGTAGTAAATTAAATAACGCAGGATTAAATTCAAATGCATTTAATGAGGAATTGCTTAAAAAAGAGTTTTATATCGATGAGACAAAACCTATTGACAATTCTATATTTGATGCTGGAGGAGTATTAGAGCAACTTTTAAATATAGATGGTACTAATGATCCTTTCTATAATTCTCCAAATAGTAATAATGAGACTGAAGGAGATTTTGCTATTCGCAAAGACATTATGAAAGAAGCATTGACTGTCAATTTTGATGGTATGGTAACTGGCGGCAAAAAAATGAATATGCTTCAAGCTGCCTATTATTTTGCTGTTTTCTCAAACGGAATTGCACCAGAGTCAGCCTACACTTCTTTTATGAGTGTAAGTCAGAGTTCTTTATTAAGTATAATAAGAAATCTTGGAAGCAACGGTAATATTGTAGATTTAAATACAAAGCAAAGAATTTGGGCAAACTTTAGATCCTATTATTTAGGTCTTAAAGAAAAAACGCGTAGTGTTTTTGCACATATAGATGCTATTAAAAACAACAACTATAATGATTGTATAGGTGACTCCAAAAGTTCTGATAATTATGTTGATTTGTTAAAAAAATATACAAGTATCGGTAGTAGACTTACTGATTTGTTTGATGCTTTACCTGGAGCTGAGGGTGTTTCAATTCCTGTTCCGCCTGCAAGTACTGGTATTGAATTGGCTTGTTCTAAAACTAGTGCTCCTTTATTTGCTAATAAAGTAAAAAGATTCCTGTCTGCAGATTATGAGACAGATCCTTCTATAGATGATTCTGATCTTTTGGCAAATACAAAGAAAGAAGTTGAATCAAAAGTGTATTTAGAAACGGGGATAAACCCAAGGACTTCTGATCTTGAAAACCTATTGAAAGGATTAGTAAATCCAACGGTTCAGGACCAAAGCTTGCCATTGACTAATGGTATTTTGACAACTAGTATGCCGTTTTTAACGCGTTCTGTATTTGATGCGCAAGTAAATTCTAATTTTGTTTTAGAGGATGCAAGTGTGACCCCAAAAATTGTTACAACTGTAAATTCTGGGGTTCTTTCTATTGGATTTACTTGTGATAATGTATCAATTTCTACGCCTATAACATTAGAGTTTGCTAATACAAATAATTATAAAAATCCTTGTGGTGCAAGTGTGAATGCTCCAAATTGGGCGGATATTACAGATTTCAAAAATTTGTATTACATACCAGGAAGTTTTGTTAAAGAGACGGGAATATACCAATTTAGAATTCTTGCTACCATAAACAGAAAAAGTGGTAACGCAGGTTGTACTACTCCCGAAGAAATAATATTGAATGGTACTACAAAAGTTAACATTGCCGATTTTTCTTCAAGTATAGTAGAACCTTCTTGCGATAAAAGGGAAAAATTCAGTGAAGCTTTTAATGATTTGGTACTTGATTTACAACAAAAAGGTGTTTTATGGAATGATGGTTATTTGGATATATCAACCAATGCAGTATTTCTAAATGGATATTTAAAAACCTATTTTGGAGTAAGTAATACAGATCAGGTTAAGTGGCTTAATGATGAAGGGGGTATATATATATATGTTAATGGAGAGAGAAGACTTAAAATAGATCTATATAAATTTAATTTAGGGAATGATAAAATTTCAAGAATTACCATTAATGGATTGAGTAGTGATGGTTTCTCTAATGTTGTAAAAATTAAATTAAAACATCGTTTTGGGCGAACAAAAACAGCAAATATCAGTTCTGGAGCGCATCATGTGCCTTTGTATTTTAGCTGTTGTTCTCCTTGTGGGGAATGGGATTTTGATGGTAATGGAGTAGGAGATGGTTGTGATGAAGTTGTTGATCCTTCTAAAGAGGTTAGTTGTAGTTCATTTGCGGCTGATGAATTGTTACTTGAAAATTCCTTAAAAGATATTTTGAATGATTTCTTAATTCCTGAAAACCATAAAGAATGGTTATCCGGGAGTTATATAAATATGACAACGATTGGAAGACTTAATAATGGTTCAGCTTTTAGATATGTATCTAGTAATTCTTTAATGAATAATTTTGTAGAGAAATTTAAGGCTAGAGAGCGTTGGACTAATATTCTAGATCATTATACCACAAATTTTTTGGCTCGACCTATATTTGATGAATATTCTATAAGTTCTGATGATAGGCAGGGTTTGGTTTCTTTTTCGTTAACAAACGCTCCTTATATCGGTACCAGCGATAATTATTATAATGGACGTTTTGATATTGTGGGGATTAATCTTGGAGATGTCAAAAAGATTAATTCAATAGATATTAAGCCAAGACTTATTTTTACAACCTCTAACGTGATAGAAATTATATATACAGATAATCTTGGTAATACAATTTCAAAAGAGGCAAGGATTAGTTTTATTATAGATTATCAGAAATCTATAAATGGAGGTTGGTCTGGGGCTAATTATCAATTATGCAGATTTTTCAATGAAGGTAATCCTGTTGATACTGGAATTAATGCTTGTAACATTACTAATGAAACAGCTCAAGCTGAATTTCGTTTTGAAAATAATATTCGTGATGTCATAAACAATATTATTACTAGTGTTGCTAAACCAGTAGAATACGGAAAATACTATCCGTGGACTCTTTCATCAAATAATACTACTGTTACTAAATTTATTGAATCATCTAATCTAGTAGAACTTTATCAAGATGCTCGAAGCAAATTGCATAACTTAGATTTAACATTTAATGCTCCAGTTACTTTAAATTATTTTAGTTATGCATTCCATGAAAATGTAATGTATTTTGATTTTATAGATCAAAATGGTGTTTTTAATATGGATGGTTTCGCTTTGGGTGTAGATATTTCCAGTATAAAAAAAATTAATTCTATTGATATAATTACTGGTGACATAAATTGCAATGCAATAATTAATTACAACGATAATTCAGATGTTACTATTATTAAACAAGTTTTTTTTGGTGTTGGAGTATGTTATAGAACTAAAGGATCGACTCAAGGGGTACCTTTTTGTAAATTCTTGGCAAAATCAATCCCGTTAGTTCCTCCTCAAGAGGTTAGTAGAATGATCAAAAGCAATGAAAGTTTTTTTGGATACTCTATGATGAATAAAAAGGGTGGTCTCGAAATTGTAAACAACAAATCGAGTGTGTCAAATATTTCTTTATTAACAGGAGTTGCTCCAGTTTGTCCAGAAATTTGTGTGCCAGCTATTGTAGATCCAGTAATTTGTGGAGATAAATGGAGAGAGTTTAAATCGGATATGAGTTCTATACTACCAACTTATGAGCTTCCTACTAATCTAACTACAGATGGAAATTATTTTTGTGAGGCCAATTTTGGTTACATCAGTGTAGATTATGCGTATTATTTAACCAAGTTAAAAAGTTTTAACGGACCAAGTGCTTTTGGAGAGTCAAATCCTTTGTTTTTAACCATTGATAAATTTGGTGACACAAAGTTGAATTATGGGAATAAAGATACCCATAACGTGATTGATCAATATTTTATTTATTTAAATGGTTTAAATCAGCCAAATCCAACAAAAGAGGCAGTAAGCTGGAATCAATTTGCAAATGAGTATGTAAGTGAACATAAATTGTGCGTACCTGCTCCAATGGTTCCTAGGTTCAGTCTAAAAGTTCCTACTAGTGCCAAAACGCCTTGTGAGTTATATGCAGCTGCTATAAATGCAGCGAATAAACAACAATTGGAAGATGCTTTTTATGCTGGTAAGAGAGAAGAATTTATTCAAAATTATACAAAAGAAGCACTAGAAGGTATTACAGAGACCTTGACAAAAACAAGTTTTGATAAGGAATATCAATATACGTTGTATTACTATGACCAAGCAGGGAATTTGATACAAACAGTACCGCCGGAAGGGGTTCATAGATTGGCACCAAGTTCAAATTCTGCCATAGATGCAGTAAGAAAGGATCAGGCAGAAAAAGAAGATTTGAGTGATGTTAATGGTGCAAAAGTTGTTCCAGACAATACATTGCAAACGCAATACCGTTATAACTCATTGAATCAGTTGATATGGCAAAAAACTCCAGATGGTGGGATAACTCAATTCGCTTATGATGCTTTAGGAAGAATTGTAGCTTCTCAAAATGCAGAACAAGCTAAGCATTCTCAACTGAGCTATACGCGATATGATGGTTTGGGACGTATTACAGAAGCAGGACAGTTGGTATTAAATACGACTGCTGTATTTAATGGTAACGGAAGACTAGCCACTAGTGCCGCACAAGATGCACCATTAGTAGTTGTTGATGCTGTAAATGGTCATTATCCATATAACATTGCTTCAAAAACTGAACAAGTGACAAAAACACTTTATGATGTGCCAATGAAAAATTCAGAAAGTTGGTTTACGGATTATGGTGTAGAAAATAGTCATAAAAGAGTTACTGCAGTATTGTATTATAATGCACTAACAGCAGAGATTCCTTCTGTTGAGGCTACAGTTGGATATGAAAATGCTATTTTATACGATTATGATGTACATGGTAATGTAAAAGAGTTAATTCATCATACCAATAATAATCAAAATTTAACAGGCCTGAGCAGACAGCTTAAAAAGGTAGTTTATGACTATGATCTAATAAGTGGTAATGTGAATAAGGTCACTTATCAGCCTAATAAAGTAGATCAATTTATTCATAAATATGATTACGATGCGGATAATAGGATACAACAAGTATATACCAGTAGGGATAATATGATCTGGGAAAAAGAAGCTAACTATTTGTATTACGAGCATGGGCCTTTGGCGCGTGTGGTAGTTGGTGACAAAAAAGTTCAAGGAATAGATTATATATATACGCTACAAGGTTGGTTAAAAGGAGTCAATTCAGAGGAATTGAAAACCAATTCAGATGCTGGTAAAGATGGTTTAAATGTAGCCAAAGATGCTTTTGGTTTTGCACTAAATTATTATACGGGGGATTATATCTCTAGAACGAATTCTACAGATGGTACTGTCTTTAATTTAAGTAGAACAAAAGGCTTTGAGAGTAATGCTAATTTATACAATGGAAATATCAAAGATATGGTAACTTCATTGTCAGATCTTAACGGACAACCGTTAGCATCTCAATTTAATCATTACACATACGATCAGCTTAATCGTATTAAGAGCATGAATAGTGAGGCTATAGTATCTGGGGTTTCAACACCTTCTTATAAATCAAGCTATAGCTATGATCGAAATGGAAACTTAAAAACCTTAAGTGCTTTTGCACCAAAACAAAATGGTTCTATTGTAGAAATGGATCGTTTGACCTATAACTATAAAGATAAAACTAACCAGTTGCTCAGCGTAAAAGACGCTGTAGGTGCTGGGGTGTTTACCAATGATAGCCAAAATCCAAATGATACATCATTGGATATCGATAACCAAGACGATGATAATTATGAGTATGACGCCATAGGGCAATTAACCAAGGATAAATCAGAAGGGTTAGATATTGAATGGCGTGTTGATGGTAAGGTTAAAAAAGTTGTAAAAAATAACGGATTAACAGTAAGTTTTGAATACGATGGTTTAGGAAACAGAACTTCAAAAACTGTTGTTACACCTTCTAAAACTTCGGTAACCTATTATGTACGTGATGCACAAGGTAACGTATTGAGTACTTATGAAATGGTTACAGAAGGCGGAAATTCAACTTATTATCTTGTAGAACAGGATATATATGGTAGTAGCCGTTTAGGTGTTCAAAAGTATGAAAATGCAAAAATAACGTCTAAAGCTGCTTTCTCAGCATTAGTTAATAAAACAAATCAGCTAAGCGCAGGTACAGAACGAGGTATTACGAATAAAGCAGAATCAACTATACCTAAAATTTATGGATTAAAGTTTGATAATACTTCGGATTATACTGCTTGGCCAATAGATACAAAAAACCAGCTTAATTTATTTAGCAATAAATCAGTAAAAACAAGAGCAATTACAGTAAATTCTCATTTTAAAATAGATCCTGCTAATACAGAAAATGTTGTGGCAGCTTTCCATGGTTCTTCAGTAGAGGGGAATTTTCCACGCGACAATTCGGTTTCTTATAGAAGTTCAGTTTTATTAAAAATTAAAAAAGAGGCTAATGGTTTCGCACCAATTGTATCACTAATTAAATACCGTCGTAATCATAACGATTATAAAAACAGATCAGGAAATAGGAGATATTCTTTTAGAAGTATTGATGAGATAACAGATTATAAGATTGCTCCAATAATCAATCCTGCGGATGCAACGAAACCTTTGCCAGTAGCAATACCGGAAAATGAATGGGATTTTAAAGCTGAAATTAAATTAAATTCGAACGCTTCAAACTATGAAGTAGTAATTACTCTAAACGGAAATGTGTATTCTACGGTTACAGAGTTTAGTGTACCTCTAAAAGGAGATGAAGATGATAGTATGACAGGTGATTCGCCTTATTTAAAAGTTAAGACTCCACCAAATACGTTAGGATTTACAGAAATTCAGTCTCGTCCTGATCGTAGTCCTAATAATAAGAAGACGTATTTAGCTGCTCTTACTGAAATGTGTGATTTCACATATACTATTGATAACGGAAAAGGGCCAGCGGCAACAAAAATAAATGCTTTCAATTTTGATGAAGCTGAACGAGTAGATGTAGTAAACCGTGTTCCAGTTGCAACTACGGGAATAAAAATGGCTCTAAGCAGTGTTAACTATGCTGAAACATTTTGTGGTCTTCCGATGCAAGACAAAGACGGTGATGGTATAAAAGATGAAGATGACAGTTGTCCAGAAATCTTTAATCCTAAACAAGAAGATACTAAGGAAATTGCATTAGGATTCGCAGCAGATGGAATAGAGGATGCATGCGACAACTGTGACTATCCTAATAAAGATCAAACTGATACCGATGGTGATGGCAGAGGGGATGACGTTACTATAAATGGAATAGTTAGACCATGTGATAACTGTAAATTAATTGCTAACTTTGATCAAAAAGATACTGATGTAGATGAGAACGGAAATGCGAAACCTGACGGAATAGGTGATGTTTGTGATAACTGTAAAACAATTTATAATCCAGATCAAAAAGATGAGAACCATAATGGTATAGGTGATGCTTGCGAAGGACTGGATCAAGGTAATGGTTTAGCAACAATTGTTGGTCCTGCAGAAACGGCTAAACGTTTTGTAGGAGACAAGCAATATGAGTTGTCTAATCATTTAGGAAACGTACTTTCTGTAGTTTCAGATCGTTCACTTGTTGATGGAAGTACAGGCTTAAAGCCAGACGTTCTTAGTTACTCAGATTACTATCCTTTTGGAATGCTAGTGCCAAACCGTCACGGTAGATCCGAATCGTACAGATACGGATTCCAAGGACAGGAGAAAGATGATGAGATTAAAGGAGAGGGAAATTCTTTAAATTATACTTATCGTATGCATGACCCGCGTATTGGTAGGTTTTTTAGCAGAGACCCTCTTGAGAAATATTATGCGGAACAAACACCTTATCAGTTTTCTTCAAATGCCCCAATACATGCAAGAGAATTGGAGGGTATGGAAACTGCATTTGATTTTAGGTTTGAAACAAGACAAAGAAGATATTTATCGGGAGAAATTAGCCACGAACAGTATAAGTCAGAAATTAATGCTGAAGCTTCTGGAGCTATTGCAGGAGCTTTAATAGTTGCTGCGTTTTACACAGGCGGTAAAACTTTACCTTTATTAAGAAATTTATTCTGGACAAGTGCTATTAAATTTTCTCAAAATCAATTATTCTTAATTGGAGCAGGTAATGCTGCTACAGGTCTTGCAGTTGGATTTCTAGATGAAAGCGGTACTATTGATGTGCCAGGTCCAATTGATGATTTTTCTAGAACTGGTAGAATGATAATTGGTACTTTTGCTAAAAGTAAGTTTATTGAAAAATATTCAGTTCAATTAGGTAAATTGGATTATGCTTTAGGTAGAGGTTCGACAGTAGCTAAAGATTTAGCTAAAGTGACAATAAGAGAAATTGAGAATATGGCTAAATCATTAATTAGAAGTGATAAATTTAAACAACAAGGAATTAATACTTCTGAAA